AATTATGATTTATAGCCATATGGTTGACCTTCATGATACATGATAATTTGATGGTGTATGCCATGTTTAATGCAGATAAACTTAGAATCCCCTGTAGGCTTGTTACATAACAAAGAAAGTGAAGTCTAAAGAATTAGATGACGGCGACAGCCTGATGTTATTGCATAGGTGTTATTTGAAATGAGAAAAATATATGTCTTCTTGACTCCTGTCAATATGGCACTACTAGTTGGTTACATGTAATTATTAGGGATGGTTATAGATAGGTATAAGTTTCCATTTTGCTTCTATATTGCTGGATAAATACTCGTTTGAGGCATGGGCTGATGCGCATGGAGTTTTAGAAAAGGAACTAAAATGTTTAATGTCCAAATTATTTAATAAGATGATAATGCATTATTTCTGTGCACAGCTATGGGGATGgagatttgaaattttgaattgttCATGTTTTGGAAGCCTGAAAATTCCAATAGTAGAACAAGATATTAATCCATTCTTTACATGAATAAGTTATTTAATGAAGATTCGAATTTCGAATTGTTTATAAACAGACAGGAATAGAATTTTAACTTTTAAGCTTTTGTAATCGAAATTAGTGTCACAAGCTAAAGCTGCCTCTTAGAATTCTACAATCACAGTTGTCAATCTATATGACTATATATTACACTCGTGTGAAAACAAAATATACTGTGATTGCTTTGTAAAGTTAAACTTTGTATGATGTTAGTGTGTCTTTTACCATGTACAGTGTTTTCAACttgatttgaatatttttttagttacatATTTCCCTCGTTATATGCAATATTAATTTTCTTTCTTAGCTGAAATTGTTTTTGGGTTCTCTTTTTTCCAGAGTTTTATGCATGATGATGATAATCGACTGGAGATTACTAAGGCTAAATGTAAGTCTCTAATCTGGTTTTCATTTGCATTTCTTCCTTTTCCTACATGATTTAGAAGTTATACCATTCGTTTTTATGCCAGTTGGAAGCTTGCTTAAAAGACACGGAGATTTGACAGAGCGTCTTTCTAGGTAAAAATGCTTTGAAGATAAGGACTGTTTTGTAGTTCAATACTTCACTTCATTTTTGAAAAAACACAATTGCACCTAATTGAACTGccaattaatattaatatttgtaGAACTGATTGAAGTTGTTCATGATCCATGGTGATGCCAAAGAATGTGAAGGACATTTGTTACTGGATATGATTTAGAATATTCTTTCAACACGTTTATCTCTGTCAGATGCTGTATGCTGTGTATCAAATTTTTACATGAATTTGCTGGGTTTGCAGGGATTCTGACAAGATAATATTTGAACGCTTACAGAAAGAATTTGAAGCTGCAAGAGCTTCTCAAACTGAAGGTAGCTTTGATTTTGATATTTGCAAATTCTTTAACAAATAGTGGATAGTGATCTGGCTCCGCCTTTGTTCAAGTTTCATGTCCATTGATTAAGCTGCTTTTCTTGGTGTGTGTTTGCATATATCCCTCTCACGGTCTTTGGGGGAGCATGGGATGAGGTGCTAATTGAGATAGAACAACTGATAAGGCATCATATTATACAAATGGCAGAATAATATTTTTCTATACTGTGTATCTTAGCTCAGCTTAAATAGAGGCTGATCTTTTGGTGCTTGGCTATTGGTTGGTTGAAGTAATACTGTTcacaaatcaaaaatcaaaatatttgCATTTCATGTTTTGGACTAGCGAGTATTTAACAGGACCAAAACAAAAGAATTAAATCATGATCCTGTTATTGTTAACTAATTATATAGAATCATTATCAGGGTCATTTTTGCATGGACAACCTAAGGGAACTGAACAGAGGATGAGATATAGCATAGTTTAAAGCATTTTTTTAAAGCTTAACGAGGGAAAACTGGGAAAGTCTTAATATTTAAATCCTGGTTCACTTGATGAGATTcacttttattatatttcttCAAATACTTATTCTCTTCATTTATATCTTCAATTGCTATCTTGTTTATTGGAAATTATATATTCAGGAAAAATTATGTCTTTACTCCTTCTTTCCCTTCCAtcccttatttttcttttggcaGAGATATGTTTGGACAAGGAACAGTGGAATGATGGTCTACTAGCTACAATAAGAGAGCGGGTATGGATTTGTGATATTTacctttttcttctcatttgtATTCTGATATTTGACTTTGATGACCTCCATTATCAATTGTGTTTTCAGTTTCATTGTTGACATTAGTAATAATGTGAAACAGTAAAATGTGTTCCCTATCAGGTGCATATGGAGGCAGACAGAAAAGCAATGTCTGGGGATGCTAACCTTTTGCCTTCTCCTCAGGAAAAGATTACTTACAAAATTGGAAACAAGGTAAGTAGTATATGAATGCTGCATCCTGAATCACATTTCACTCGTGAGACTAGTTAATTTTCAGTAACTGCACCTAAAAGTTGAATGTTTGTAAGCTTATAGACACAGAAGCTTTAGAGCAATGGTAGGCCGATGATATGAGCTTGGAGGTTAGAAGTTGGAGTCATAGATATTCTCATTCATTAGCATGCATAAATAAGTTTATAAACATGGGTTGCATTACTTAATGTGGATTTTGATCCATAATATAATTGATTCTTCATGATACTAAAATTACTCATGCTTGCTCAAGCATTCTAGGGGATATATATGCATTGGAACTTAATGGGGGGATTCTATTATTGGGTTGGGTTGTTGGTTTTCAGATTTGATTTTGACAGAGGTATCAATAATCCCCTAGAAACTATTGAGTATTGAGTATTCTCTTGTTATCTTACCTGGAAAAGTGTTTGTATGTCTTCATCAGTAATGTTGGTATCATTCATAGTTGTCAAGCACACTGTATGCAGTTGTATGGTTGATTAGTGCTATGTTTATTAGTTCTCTTTGAAATTATGCTTATGGTTGTTTCATGGGAGTTGCTATCTCTGATAATATGATTGTTTCATGGTAATTGCTATCTCTGAGATAATATGCTTGTGGTTGTTTCATGGGAGTACACTGTATACTTTTCTAGTTTTCTTCATGCTTCTCAGATGTTGTCTTTCCCCTTAATTGTGCCACTTGGtgcattttctctttttgtttgcTAATAATATTGTTTCTTTATCCTCTTCCTGCTTCCATGAAAAGTTGGTGATTTGCCCAGGAGTTTGCTTTGATAGCATTGTCATTGCTGTACTTAGTTGTTGCTTCACAACTAGATGGTCATTTTTCATATTGGTTGTTATTTGGAAGCAGGTAATTTGCTGTTTGGAAGGGGCAAGAATTGGCATACAGTATGAGACATCTTTTGCCggtaatttgaaaaaaaaaaaattgctctTGACAAACTTAACACGAGTATGTTATTTAACTCGTGAGATGATAATGTTAGCAATGGCAAGATGTAGGCTGGACCTTTTTGTACCTGCCCTTTATCTTTTCCATTTTGTCTTTGTTTTTCCTTTGTCATTAATTTCTGCTCATTTATTGCCAGGTGAACCTTGTGAGTTGTACCATTGTGTATTAGAGAGCAAGTCATTTCTTGAAAAAATGACTGTCCTTGAACACACAGTTCCATTTTTCTTGCCAATACGAGAAATAGAAAATGATCTCCTTTCATCCAACGCAATGGTATGGCAAATTATCTGTGTTGACTCTGCACcaattttctctctgttttcttttaatttatttttttatttataaacatTTCTTATTGGTTTGCTTTCAGAAATTCATAGATCACATTGGAGAGCTTCTGCAGGCATATGTGGATAGACGGGAACAGGTAGATGATGCATGTATGTAATAATTAAGAGGTTTAATAtgcctttttcttttttgcaaCCGATGCGTCCTAATTTGCATGATCTTACTATTATACATGTGGAGTAATAGCTTACACTTCTTCAAGTATTTATTATGGAAGAATGAATGGCCTAAGATGTTTGTAGCAAGCTCTTTCTGATTACCTGAAAACATCCATAAAACAACATATTAACATTTGGCTTTTATTATCAGTGGGATATGCTTTACGCAAGTGCAAAGTACATGTACCTTTTTTGAGGTGTGATGATCTCACATTTTATCCCCAACAATGCTTTAGTTGACGCTTACATCCCTTAATTTATTTGAAGAATTTAGGGTATGATAGCCATTTTATATAGTTTTAATAGATATAGGGCTTAGTGTGATGTCTTTAAATAGTTAAGGGAAATAAGGGTTAATTTGAAAACTAGAGGGGGTAATGTGTATAATACTTTGTTCATTGATTTGTAACTAAATTTTCCATGATGTGAGAAAATTCACTTGCATGATTTTCTTGGGCAGTCATTATTATCTTTGACTGATATGcttttttttatgtaatattaTTTACATGGAATATGAGCTGAAGCTAAGGACTCATTTGTATTCTTTATATCAGATCTAATATGGTGCAATACATCCGGTTATAGCTAATTACCTgctaaataaaaattaactatgtTGAACCTATTTACCCATAAATTATATTTTTCTGATATAATCAAACAATAATCCcccacttctttcttctcttctaaaTATCATGCAGGTTAGACTTATAAAGGAAATTTATGGAAATCAAATTAGGGAGCTGTATCATAGTCTTCCTTATCACATGGTTGAATTTGTGCGGGTTGATTTTGATTGGTGAGTATCATTTAGTGATCTGTTTCTTcctctttttatttgttttttatgttttgcatttaGTATTTTTTAGCCTGTTAAAGTTATCCCTCTCACTTCCCAAAACAAATGTTGATTTTGGGTGTTCTTTAACTTATTATTGAATAGTCGAATAAAATGTTAGTAAGGTGAAGTGAAAATGGTTGTGCAGCAAGTATCATACTGCAGTCGTGGTGTGGCCTTTTCTCCATTTGTTTCTTCNNNNNNNNNNNNNNNNNNNNNNNNNNNNNNNNNNNNNNNNNNNNNNNNNNNNNNNNNNNNNNNNNNNNNNNNNNNNNNNNNNNNNNNNNNNNNNNNNNNNNNNNNNNNNNNNNNNNNNNNNNNNNNNNNNNNNNNNNNNNNNNNNNNNNNNNNNNNNNNNNNNNNNNNNNNNNNNNNNNNNNNNNNNNNNNNNNNNNNNNNNNNNNNNNNNNNNNNNNNNNNNNNNNNNNNNNNNNNNNNNNNNNNNNNNNNNNNNNNNNNNNNNNNNNNNNNNNNNNNNNNNNNNNNNNNNNNNNNNNNNNNNNNNNNNNNNNNNNNNNNNNNNNNNNNNNNNNNNNNNNNNNNNNNNNNNNNNNNNNNNNNNNNNNNNNNNNNNNNNNNNNNNNNNNNNNNNNNTActttataata
The DNA window shown above is from Arachis ipaensis cultivar K30076 chromosome B08, Araip1.1, whole genome shotgun sequence and carries:
- the LOC107613173 gene encoding uncharacterized protein LOC107613173 isoform X2; translated protein: MQLKGVVSFMHDDDNRLEITKAKFGSLLKRHGDLTERLSRDSDKIIFERLQKEFEAARASQTEEICLDKEQWNDGLLATIRERVHMEADRKAMSGDANLLPSPQEKITYKIGNKVICCLEGARIGIQYETSFAGEPCELYHCVLESKSFLEKMTVLEHTVPFFLPIREIENDLLSSNAMKFIDHIGELLQAYVDRREQVRLIKEIYGNQIRELYHSLPYHMVEFVRVDFDCKITVSLRYADLTSLLPTRITVLAWPMFKKNSASSASLNRKEDGVSRTQAPPVRLTYAEDALRSMSLPEAYAEIVLNLPQELQQVNQQRGLT
- the LOC107613173 gene encoding uncharacterized protein LOC107613173 isoform X1, translating into MDSDIDESLRKRPRKYPFSTDSSSRKSFMHDDDNRLEITKAKFGSLLKRHGDLTERLSRDSDKIIFERLQKEFEAARASQTEEICLDKEQWNDGLLATIRERVHMEADRKAMSGDANLLPSPQEKITYKIGNKVICCLEGARIGIQYETSFAGEPCELYHCVLESKSFLEKMTVLEHTVPFFLPIREIENDLLSSNAMKFIDHIGELLQAYVDRREQVRLIKEIYGNQIRELYHSLPYHMVEFVRVDFDCKITVSLRYADLTSLLPTRITVLAWPMFKKNSASSASLNRKEDGVSRTQAPPVRLTYAEDALRSMSLPEAYAEIVLNLPQELQQVNQQRGLT